Proteins found in one Quercus robur chromosome 2, dhQueRobu3.1, whole genome shotgun sequence genomic segment:
- the LOC126715435 gene encoding BRAP2 RING ZnF UBP domain-containing protein 1 isoform X1: MFFLRVHSLDTDHTLKLEATEFTTATTTPSNPNPNPKFRERRGEAHLFRSTSHSSLPNPSSRSTFLFIVAVPNYLSFDDFIRFCESRIDHVSELLFIRNDGMEDRYSVVIRLENQSMANGFYCNFNGKKFSPGEAEVCHILFVMSVEYTESEEIARTPPAGCTKLPTCPVCLERLDADTSGILRTICDHSFQCPCISKWTYLSCQVCRFCLQQDEKPACFVCETLENIWVCMICGFVGCGRYKKRHAIEHYKDTQHCYSLDMQTQQIWDYVGDNYVHRLNQSKIDSKLAGMSSPCMSLEGSCGTCGCSEDSSISGALFSSKVEAIMDEYNHLLANQLDTQRQYYESQIVEAKSKVESSISEAVENAVTSKMQDIQNKLEKFIEEKNAVADINRDLIKNQEIWRKKAKETEEREAALLKSRDEKILDLEEQIRDLTIYMEAQKTLGNMTDSDGIRDGTLLPLSYKQSSPANGRRHTKAGRRR; encoded by the exons ATGTTCTTCCTCCGAGTTCACTCACTGGACACCGATCACACTCTAAAATTGGAAGCCACCGAGttcaccaccgccaccaccactcCATCAAatcctaaccctaaccctaaattCCGCGAACGCAGAGGCGAGGCTCACCTCTTCCGAAGCACATCGCACTCCTCGCTCCCAAACCCTAGCTCCCGATCCACTTTCCTCTTCATCGTCGCCGTCCCTAACTATCTCTCCTTCGACGACTTCATCCGCTTCTGCGAGTCCCGCATCGATCACGTCTCCGAACTTCTCTTCATCAG gaacGATGGGATGGAGGATCGGTACAGTGTTGTGATTAGGCTGGAGAACCAGTCAATGGCTAATGGATTTTATTGCAATTTTAATGGGAAGAAGTTCTCACCGGGCGAG GCTGAGGTATGTCATATTCTATTCGTGATGTCTGTTGAGTACACGGAATCGGAAGAGATAGCCAGAACACCTCCTGCCGGGTGTACCAAGTTACCTACTTGCCCTGTTTGTCTTG AGAGATTGGACGCAGACACTAGTGGAATACTGAGAACAATTTGTGATCATTCGTTTCAGTGTCCCTGCATTTCTAAATGGACTTACTTATCTTGCCAG GTCTGCCGATTCTGTCTGCAGCAAGATGAGAAACCAGCTTGCTTTGTTTGTGAAACATTGGAGAATATTTGGGTTTGTATGATTTGCGGTTTTGTAGGATGTGGAAg atataaaaaACGCCATGCCATTGAGCACTACAAGGATACTCAGCATTGCTATTCTCTTGATATGCAAACACAACAAATTTGGGATTATGTTGGTGACAATTATGTTCACCGACTGAATCAGTCAAAAATTGATAGCAAGTTGGCGGGGATGAGCTCTCCTTGTATGTCATTGGAAGGAAGTTGTGGTACTTGTGGATGTAGTGAAGATTCTAGCATAAGTGGGGCCCTCTTTAGCAGCAAAGTTGAAGCA ATTATGGACGAATACAACCATCTTCTTGCAAATCAGCTGGATACCCAAAGACAA TATTATGAATCTCAAATTGTAGAGGCCAAAAGTAAAGTGGAAAGTTCTATTTCAGAAGCAGTGGAGAACGCTGTGACTTCCAAGATGCAGGACATCCAAAATAAATTGGAAAAgtttattgaagaaaaaaatgctGTTGCAGAT ATCAATCGAGATCTCATCAAGAACCAAGAAATTTGGCGAAAGAAGGCCAAGGAAACTGAAGAGAG GGAAGCTGCTTTACTGAAGTCGAGGGATGAGAAGATTCTTGATCTGGAAGAACAG ATCAGAGATCTAACCATCTACATGGAAGCCCAGAAAACACTTGGTAATATGACAGATTCAGATGGCATCAGAGATGGCACACTTCTACCATTATCTTATAAGCAGTCTTCCCCGGCAAACGGTAGAAGGCACACAAAGGCAGGTCGTAGGCGGTAG
- the LOC126715435 gene encoding BRAP2 RING ZnF UBP domain-containing protein 1 isoform X2, with translation MFFLRVHSLDTDHTLKLEATEFTTATTTPSNPNPNPKFRERRGEAHLFRSTSHSSLPNPSSRSTFLFIVAVPNYLSFDDFIRFCESRIDHVSELLFIRNDGMEDRYSVVIRLENQSMANGFYCNFNGKKFSPGEAEVCHILFVMSVEYTESEEIARTPPAGCTKLPTCPVCLERLDADTSGILRTICDHSFQCPCISKWTYLSCQVCRFCLQQDEKPACFVCETLENIWVCMICGFVGCGRYKKRHAIEHYKDTQHCYSLDMQTQQIWDYVGDNYVHRLNQSKIDSKLAGMSSPCMSLEGSCGTCGCSEDSSISGALFSSKVEAYYESQIVEAKSKVESSISEAVENAVTSKMQDIQNKLEKFIEEKNAVADINRDLIKNQEIWRKKAKETEEREAALLKSRDEKILDLEEQIRDLTIYMEAQKTLGNMTDSDGIRDGTLLPLSYKQSSPANGRRHTKAGRRR, from the exons ATGTTCTTCCTCCGAGTTCACTCACTGGACACCGATCACACTCTAAAATTGGAAGCCACCGAGttcaccaccgccaccaccactcCATCAAatcctaaccctaaccctaaattCCGCGAACGCAGAGGCGAGGCTCACCTCTTCCGAAGCACATCGCACTCCTCGCTCCCAAACCCTAGCTCCCGATCCACTTTCCTCTTCATCGTCGCCGTCCCTAACTATCTCTCCTTCGACGACTTCATCCGCTTCTGCGAGTCCCGCATCGATCACGTCTCCGAACTTCTCTTCATCAG gaacGATGGGATGGAGGATCGGTACAGTGTTGTGATTAGGCTGGAGAACCAGTCAATGGCTAATGGATTTTATTGCAATTTTAATGGGAAGAAGTTCTCACCGGGCGAG GCTGAGGTATGTCATATTCTATTCGTGATGTCTGTTGAGTACACGGAATCGGAAGAGATAGCCAGAACACCTCCTGCCGGGTGTACCAAGTTACCTACTTGCCCTGTTTGTCTTG AGAGATTGGACGCAGACACTAGTGGAATACTGAGAACAATTTGTGATCATTCGTTTCAGTGTCCCTGCATTTCTAAATGGACTTACTTATCTTGCCAG GTCTGCCGATTCTGTCTGCAGCAAGATGAGAAACCAGCTTGCTTTGTTTGTGAAACATTGGAGAATATTTGGGTTTGTATGATTTGCGGTTTTGTAGGATGTGGAAg atataaaaaACGCCATGCCATTGAGCACTACAAGGATACTCAGCATTGCTATTCTCTTGATATGCAAACACAACAAATTTGGGATTATGTTGGTGACAATTATGTTCACCGACTGAATCAGTCAAAAATTGATAGCAAGTTGGCGGGGATGAGCTCTCCTTGTATGTCATTGGAAGGAAGTTGTGGTACTTGTGGATGTAGTGAAGATTCTAGCATAAGTGGGGCCCTCTTTAGCAGCAAAGTTGAAGCA TATTATGAATCTCAAATTGTAGAGGCCAAAAGTAAAGTGGAAAGTTCTATTTCAGAAGCAGTGGAGAACGCTGTGACTTCCAAGATGCAGGACATCCAAAATAAATTGGAAAAgtttattgaagaaaaaaatgctGTTGCAGAT ATCAATCGAGATCTCATCAAGAACCAAGAAATTTGGCGAAAGAAGGCCAAGGAAACTGAAGAGAG GGAAGCTGCTTTACTGAAGTCGAGGGATGAGAAGATTCTTGATCTGGAAGAACAG ATCAGAGATCTAACCATCTACATGGAAGCCCAGAAAACACTTGGTAATATGACAGATTCAGATGGCATCAGAGATGGCACACTTCTACCATTATCTTATAAGCAGTCTTCCCCGGCAAACGGTAGAAGGCACACAAAGGCAGGTCGTAGGCGGTAG